The following coding sequences lie in one Arachis ipaensis cultivar K30076 chromosome B05, Araip1.1, whole genome shotgun sequence genomic window:
- the LOC107640925 gene encoding putative fasciclin-like arabinogalactan protein 20, producing MAELLDTQFLAIRNRPQLTLFAPMDKVVTSTNATRGHVAATNNNNPRLRGHSSILRHHLVPCKILWSDLLTLEEGTLIRTYERGFTLNVTKSTEDVLLVNGVPVISPELYNSDWLVVHGLQEVLSPLKGRKGRGVEGSGRISEAAAEVGNATSYGEDSAAQHFHFSVFH from the coding sequence ATGGCTGAGCTTCTCGACACGCAGTTTCTCGCCATCAGGAACCGCCCACAGCTGACGCTTTTCGCCCCCATGGACAAGGTCGTTACGTCCACCAACGCCACAAGGGGCCACGTGGCAGCAACTAATAACAACAACCCAAGACTAAGAGGTCACTCGTCTATTCTTCGCCACCACCTCGTGCCTTGCAAGATCCTTTGGAGCGATCTTTTGACGTTGGAGGAGGGTACTCTAATTCGGACCTACGAGAGAGGGTTCACGCTCAACGTCACGAAGTCAACGGAAGACGTGCTATTGGTCAACGGCGTTCCGGTGATTTCCCCTGAACTTTATAACAGCGACTGGCTCGTCGTTCATGGCCTCCAAGAAGTGCTTTCGCCTTTGAAGGGCCGAAAAGGCAGAGGAGTAGAAGGTTCTGGAAGGATCTCGGAGGCAGCGGCGGAAGTTGGTAACGCGACGTCGTATGGGGAAGATAGCGCTGCGCAGCATTTCCACTTCTCTGTTTTCCATTAG
- the LOC107643861 gene encoding beta-glucuronosyltransferase GlcAT14A-like, producing the protein MGAEKKWLFTLFTAAFLSLMIILSSFTSLTSPKPFPSIVNHGALYPPAFAYFITGSRGDKDRAFRLLLAIYHPRNRYLLHLGKDAGDEERRRLAAAVTSVPAIQAFGNVDVVGKADYVTYLGSSNIAITLRAAAIMMKLDGGWDWFVTLSALDYPLITQDDLSHVFSSVRRDLNFIDHTSDLGSKESDRIEPIVVDPAIYLSRRSKIFQATQKRKTPESFKIFTGSPWVILSRSFLEFCLFGWDNLPRTLLMYFTNVKLSQEGYFHSVICNTPEFKNTTVNGDLRYMIWDNPPQIEPQNLNISDYNKMVESGAAFARQFRANDPVLDMIDEKILHRGRNQAVPGAWCSGLKSWWRDPCSNWGDVNVLRTGPQAKKLEESVSDLLDNWNSQTNQCNAATEYTQE; encoded by the exons ATGGGTGCTGAGAAGAAATGGCTCTTCACCCTTTTCACTGCAGCATTCCTATCCCTCATGATCATTCTCTCTTCTTTCACTTCCTTAACATCTCCAAAGCCCTTCCCCTCAATTGTAAATCACGGTGCTCTGTACCCTCCCGCATTCGCCTACTTCATCACTGGCAGCAGAGGCGATAAGGACCGCGCCTTCCGCCTGTTGCTGGCAATCTACCACCCAAGAAACCGTTACCTGCTTCATCTTGGGAAGGACGCTGGGGACGAAGAGAGGCGGAGACTCGCGGCGGCAGTGACGTCGGTGCCGGCGATACAGGCCTTCGGGAACGTTGATGTGGTCGGGAAGGCTGATTATGTGACGTATTTGGGGTCATCGAACATTGCCATCACTCTCAGAGCTGCTGCCATTATGATGAAGTTGGATGGTGGTTGGGATTGGTTTGTCACTTTGAGTGCCCTTGATTATCCCCTCATCACCCAGGATG ATTTGTCCCATGTTTTCTCTTCTGTTAGGAGGGACCTCAATTTCATTGACCATACCAGTGACCTTGGATCGAAAGA AAGTGATAGAATTGAGCCTATCGTAGTTGACCCAGCAATATATTTATCAAGGCGAAGTAAAATTTTTCAAGCCACACAGAAGCGGAAGACACCTGAATCCTTCAAAATCTTCACAG GTTCACCATGGGTAATCTTGAGTCGATCATTCCTCGAGTTTTGCCTTTTTGGCTGGGATAATTTACCTAGAACACTGCTCATGTATTTTACAAATGTTAAGTTATCTCAAGAAGGTTATTTTCACTCGGTCATTTGCAATACACCAGAATTCAAGAACACAACAGTGAATGGTGACTTACGATACATGATCTGGGACAATCCTCCACAGATAGAACCACAGAACCTTAACATCTCTGATTACAATAAGATGGTAGAAAGTGGAGCTGCTTTTGCTAGGCAGTTCAGGGCCAACGACCCTGTCCTGGACATGATTGATGAGAAGATTCTCCACCGTGGACGGAATCAAGCCGTTCCAGGGGCATGGTGCTCTGGCCTGAAGAGCTGGTGGAGGGATCCATGCTCCAATTGGGGTGACGTTAATGTTCTTAGGACAGGACCTCAGGCAAAGAAGCTCGAGGAGTCTGTTTCAGACCTCCTTGACAATTGGAACTCGCAAACCAATCAGTGCAACGCTGCCACAGAATACACACAAGAGTAA